The proteins below come from a single Corylus avellana chromosome ca3, CavTom2PMs-1.0 genomic window:
- the LOC132173565 gene encoding nuclear poly(A) polymerase 1-like has protein sequence MGIQPPANPPGGQWEPISTAGPSGLDVIKTQELEKFMESRGLYESPAEALKRAEVLGRLDQVVNIWVKKVTENKGYNEQMVEEARAMIFTFGSYRLGVNGPGADIDTLCVGPRHVNREEDFFGELHRMLGEMPEVEDLHSVPAANVPIMKFKFDGISIDLLYAKLAVWVIPEELDLSVDSVLQDLDEKSVLSLNGCRVTDAILRLVPHVPNFQTTLRCIRYWAKIRGIYSNMAGFLGGINCAILVARVCQLYPNAVASFLVSRFFKVYSQWKWPNPVMLCPNEERYLGLPFWDPRRNVRDGRDLMPIITPAYPYSNTSYNVSLSTQCVMKEEVERGRNICEAVEGSKTDLISLFYPFHFFSAYKNYLQIDITARNHDDFMSWKGRVDSRLRLLTMKVDRDTHGQLQCHPHPDGFLDKSKQFRCCYFVGLKRKHVVRDQKGEPFDIRSTIEEFKNCVGMYTSVKPGMLIGVSHKKRSDIPLFVFPGGIRPARSTGVGRVCGGAAEKPRNFSPLQAVEGVVGRKRKADESDTNNKFRKCDYVATSRSEALAAGQTKASVQPSEYSLTALQEQVIRNCSSLFNNGGEEDLNAAPFSTPASTSAIPQKPVIKFNFTSLRYMMMVDCRKDGQTLESSSFVGFLGTCPDEERLKDYVRKYGEVVEAVYNQKIEFAAIGLMNMYNSGGYLYDAIDLFSDSSSCEIHVKGEKMVEKLVYARDAEELPRDQPLSSPPLLQRRKEPEPPPPPPSGPNGPIP, from the exons ATGGGCATCCAACCACCGGCGAATCCACCAGGTGGACAATGGGAACCAATTTCAACTGCTGGGCCTTCTGGACTGGATGTAATTAAAACGCAAGAATTAGAAAAGTTTATGGAGTCTCGTGGATTATACGAGTCTCCGGCGGAAGCCTTGAAACGGGCTGAGGTCCTGGGGAGATTGGACCAGGTTGTGAACATCTGGGTGAAAAAAGTCACCGAAAATAAAGGGTACAACGAGCAGATGGTTGAAGAAGCTAGAGCCATGATCTTCACGTTCGGCTCGTATCGCTTGGGTGTGAATGGTCCCGGAGCTGATATTGACACCCTCTGTGTTGGGCCGAGGCATGTTAATAGGGAGGAAGATTTTTTTGGTGAACTTCATAGGATGCTCGGTGAGATGCCTGAAGTAGAAGATTTGCATTCCGTTCCTGCTGCTAATGTTCCTATTATGAAGTTCAAGTTTGATGGGATTTCTATTGACCTACTCTACGCGAAATTAGCCGTTTGGGTTATTCCCGAAGAGTTGGATCTTTCTGTAGATTCGGTGCTGCAAGACTTGGACGAGAAGAGCGTCCTTAGTCTTAATGGTTGCAGGGTTACCGATGCGATACTAAGACTAGTCCCTCATGTTCCAAATTTTCAGACGACCTTAAGGTGTATACGTTATTGGGCAAAAATCAGGGGAATTTATTCGAACATGGCAGGGTTTCTTGGCGGGATAAATTGCGCAATTCTCGTTGCTCGGGTTTGCCAATTATATCCTAATGCAGTGGCCAGTTTCTTGGTTTCTAGATTTTTCAAGGTGTATAGCCAGTGGAAATGGCCTAATCCGGTCATGCTATGTCCCAACGAAGAAAGATATCTGGGCCTTCCTTTTTGGGATCCAAGGAGAAATGTTAGAGATGGCAGAGATTTAATGCCAATAATAACACCTGCGTATCCCTACTCAAACACCAGTTATAATGTGTCATTGAGTACACAGTGTGTTAtgaaagaagaagttgaaagaGGAAGGAATATATGTGAGGCAGTTGAAGGCAGCAAAACAGATTTGATTAGCCTATTTTAcccttttcatttcttttcggCTTATAAAAATTATCTACAGATCGACATTACCGCCAGAAATCATGACGACTTCATGAGTTGGAAAGGACGGGTCGACTCTCGGCTTCGTTTGCTGACTATGAAGGTTGATAGGGACACACATGGGCAGCTACAGTGCCACCCACATCCCGATGGCTTTTTGGACAAATCCAAACAATTTCGTTGTTGTTACTTTGTGGGGTTGAAGCGGAAACATGTTGTTCGTGATCAGAAAGGTGAACCATTTGATATAAGGTCAACTATTGAAGAATTTAAGAATTGTGTGGGGATGTACACGTCTGTAAAACCTGGGATGTTGATCGGTGTATCTCACAAAAAACGCAGTGACATTCCTCTATTTGTCTTTCCTGGTGGAATTCGGCCTGCTCGTTCTACAGGAGTAGGCAGAGTGTGTGGTGGGGCTGCTGAAAAGCCTAGAAATTTCAGTCCTCTTCAAGCGGTTGAAGGTGTTGttggaaggaaaagaaaagcagaTGAATCTGATACCAacaataaatttagaaaatgtGATTATGTGGCAACGAGCAGGAGTGAAGCTTTAGCAGCAGGGCAAACTAAAGCAAGTGTCCAACCCTCGGAATACTCATTAACGGCTTTACAGGAGCAAGTGATCAGAAATTGCTCTAGTTTATTCAATAATGGTGGTGAAGAGGACCTTAATGCTGCACCATTCTCCACACCAGCTTCGACATCTGCTATCCCACAAAAGCCAGTTATCAAGTTCAATTTCACATCTTTG AGGTACATGATGATGGTTGATTGTAGAAAAGATGGTCAGACCTTGGAAAGCTCTTCATTCGTGGGATTTCTTGGGACATGTCCAGATGAAGAACGTCTTAAAGATTATGTTAGGAAATATGGGGAAGTGGTCGAGGCA GTTTACAATCAGAAGATTGAGTTTGCAGCAATTGGATTAATGAATATGTATAACTCTGGTGGATATCTTTATGATGCAATTGACTTATTTAGCGACTCTTCCAGTTGTGAAATACACGTGAAGG GTGAGAAAATGGTGGAAAAGTTAGTTTATGCAAGAGATGCAGAAGAATTGCCTAGAGATCAACCACTTTCATCACCTCCGTTGTTGCAGAGACGCAAAGAACCTGAACCGCCACCGCCGCCTCCTAGTGGGCCCAATGGGCCGATCCCTTAA